CCATGACGAAACCGGGATTACAAGTAGGATCACCTATGACGAACTGTATCAGAAAGTATCCGTTTGCGCAGCAGGATTGCGGGAGCTTGGCGTTGCAAAAGGCGACCGGGTAGCCGCATATATCACGAATACACCTGAAGCTGTAATAGCAATGCTCGCAGCTTCAAGCATCGGAGCCGTATGGTCTTCATGTTCACCCGACTTTGGAATTCAGGGCGTTCTCGACCGGTTTTCGCAGATCAAGCCAAAAGTATTGATCGCAGTTGCTGAATATCGATACAACGGGAAAAAATACGATTGTTCTGATAAAATAGCTAAAATCGTCTTCGGATTGGAAGAACTGCGAAAAACAATAATAATTCATCCACCGGAAACAAATTCCGAGTTGATTGGCGGTTCTATAAGCTGGAATGAATTCATGAACAGGTCTGCGCCCCCGATCGAATTTGAACAACTGCCCTTCGATCATCCGTTATATATCCTTTATTCATCCGGGACTACCGGGGCGAAATTGATGGCTTGCTGGAAGAGATGGTAGAGATTGCCAAGGAGATTGTCGAGTTTGAAGTTGGCCCACTGGAGCCAAGCGAGCAGGCGCTGCAACCTGAGGAACAAGCCCAACCCGCCACCCAGCAGCCCGTCGCCGTAGTTCAAAGGCAAGGGCGCGGCCGGAGTATGCTCTGGATCGTGCTGGGTCTGGCCGCAGCCGGTGGCGGCGTCTACGCGCTCACGCTGGGAGGGGATGGTCCCCCACCGGTCGAAGCTCCCACTGTGGGTTTCCCGCCACTGCCGCCGCAATGATACGTGGCAACGCCTTGATTATGGCCAGAACGCTTTTATTGCACTCATTCTGCTTGCTGACCCGGTGGTGCGAACATTCACGGCCGCCGCGCTCACCACGCCAATTGATCAACCGAAGGATTTGGCTATGACGCCTTCTTATGCCCGCACCAGCCTGCTCATCGCCGCCCTGCTGACGGCGCTACCACTTTCGGCCCAGGAGAAAGTACTCCCCCAATCCGCCCGTGGCTGGGCTGCCGGCCAGCTGGCCAAAAGCAGCCGGACGTCGGGGCTTAACGGACCGGATGAAACGGTGCTGAACATTAACAATATCTCGCTTTGGGTCGACCGGCAGGCATTTTTCCCATGGAACTCGGTAATTCGCCTCTCCTTGGGTAACCTTCTGGTAGCAGGTGAGTATCCCAAGGGGAAGGGCGCCCTGATTTTCACCGAAGGGATAGTGTGGGGTGCCAAGGTTGACGATCAGGGTTCCCGGGATGGCAGCCGCGCCAGGGTGCGGGTTAGTGGCAACACCTTCGCCCCGGGACTCAACCCGGGAAAAGTGCTGTATGATGGTTCTGGCGTTGTGACCGGTGGGGAAGATCCTGCCGACCGCCACGTCTGGCGTGTGCGGCG
The window above is part of the Candidatus Neomarinimicrobiota bacterium genome. Proteins encoded here:
- a CDS encoding AMP-binding protein, whose amino-acid sequence is TKPHKGGGRPLWVPSQRLIDNSNLSRFITFVNNHFNLSITNYSGLYNWSVTEIKDFWKAVWDFAEIICSRQYDKILTNPVMPGAKWFVGARLNFAENLLRFRDKSTAIISHDETGITSRITYDELYQKVSVCAAGLRELGVAKGDRVAAYITNTPEAVIAMLAASSIGAVWSSCSPDFGIQGVLDRFSQIKPKVLIAVAEYRYNGKKYDCSDKIAKIVFGLEELRKTIIIHPPETNSELIGGSISWNEFMNRSAPPIEFEQLPFDHPLYILYSSGTTGAKLMACWKRW